A region from the Melanotaenia boesemani isolate fMelBoe1 chromosome 11, fMelBoe1.pri, whole genome shotgun sequence genome encodes:
- the LOC121648643 gene encoding synphilin-1, which yields MKMEAPEYLDLDEIDFSEDSAYTVTSLKSIPELSRRSDGQAEERPAPSINWSRSVSSHSGGGIKPTGLAEVHSKFRPVKRVSPLKHQPETTDSDSDGKVQGPGLVLGEQGEVGRDDSGPDKLTNASCSSDGSGGKVKGLGGSVVGGNNPQALFGELEHYDLDMDEILDVPYIKSSQQMSTLPRVPQDKRSVTGSNLGGGTLERTRGGGMKSSALALNEPLSLGSSGSQTQYCVLSPVKWSDLRKSKSMDPDLHHLHRSPGGYQLEMPPSGLLSCSSSLSSFSDSEKLLSARVFLDSQSQRPSTEPPGGPGLMFPLSGCSASRQDASKPWAPGSGGGTVGPRGFGGAGGEMDEETKKNQNIINIVREGQISLLPHLAADNLELIRDEDGNNLLHISACQGHADCLQHLTSLMGEDGLNDRNNQQLTPAGLGVKNGHLECVRWMVSETEAIAELSCTREHPSLIHYAARYGQEKVLLWLLQFMQEQAISLDEVDQNGNTAVHVAAQYGHLTCIQTLVEYGSNVTVQNQQGERPSQSAERQGHTTCARYLVVVETCMSLASQVVKLTKQLNEQAAERMTLQKQLQKLMDPNKSEGTPSRSPSSHQPSVEAWPEMMLTAEGMPGDGHWLVHQGGVGPDSVLRHLLGKDMSESACPRERLLPAASLSRDGAGAPGGRRTGLVDRRELKLVRLKQIMQRSLSESDSDGYPPEEGKNQGAPPSNAPRPERPSHLPITEEEPLPNHLHQMMKKHLPTSSSSAERKLAFSLSGSKSVDSIGYNPCPVSSDPEAADGKTPDTPGDFHDAANGQKVGTSPKSALKSPSSRRKTSQNLKLRVTFDEQVNKSSNQEAEPTKGPQGKEKTPTGSSESKRPFGTFRSIMETLSGNSNHSNNNGSSGQSGSAVKLSTCQNLPGRKSGDKGSPGGGAKGKSKTSNV from the exons atgaagatggAGGCTCCTGAATACCTGGACCTGGACGAGATCGACTTCTCTGAAGATTCAGCG tatACTGTCACGTCTCTGAAGAGCATCCCAGAGCTGTCCAGGAGGAGCGATGGCCAGGCAGAGGAGCGACCAG CTCCGTCTATCAACTGGAGTCGCAGTGTTTCCTCCCACAGCGGCGGAGGCATCAAACCCACGGGGCTGGCTGAGGTTCACAGTAAGTTCCGTCCCGTGAAGCGGGTGTCCCCCCTAAAACACCAGCCTGAGACCACCGACTCGGACTCTGATGGTAAAGTCCAGGGCCCAGGACTCGTTCTGGGGGAGCAGGGGGAGGTCGGTAGGGACGACTCTGGCCCTGACAAGCTGACCAATGCTTCCTGCTCCTCGGACGGGTCTGGAGGGAAGGTGAAGGGCCTGGGGGGCTCCGTGGTGGGAGGGAACAACCCCCAGGCTCTGTTTGGGGAGCTGGAACACTACGATCTGGACATGGATGAGATCCTCGATGTGCCTTATATCAAGTCTAGTCAGCAGATGTCAACGCTGCCTCGTGTTCCTCAAGACAAGCGTTCGGTGACGGGGAGTAACCTAGGGGGCGGTACCCTGGAGAGGACACGGGGAGGAGGGATGAAGAGCTCCGCTTTAGCCCTGAACGAACCTCTGAGCCTGGGCAGCAGTGGCTCACAGACTCAG TACTGTGTTCTGTCTCCGGTGAAGTGGTCCGATCTGCGGAAGTCCAAGTCGATGGATCCAGACCTCCACCATCTCCACCGCTCACCAGGAGGTTACCAGCTGGAAATGCCTCCCTCCGGCCTCCTCAGctgctcctcctccctctcatcTTTCTCTGATTCAG AGAAACTGCTGTCTGCACGCGTCTTCCTGGATTCCCAGAGTCAGAGACCGAGCACGGAGCCTCCGGGTGGACCGGGGCTGATGTTCCCCTTGTCGGGGTGCAGCGCGAGCAGGCAGGATGCCTCCAAGCCCTGGGCTCCTGGATCAGGAGGAGGGACAGTTGGGCCAAGGGGGTTTGGAGGAGCCGGAGGGGAGATGGATGAGGAGACCAAGAAGAACCAGAACATCATCAACATCGTCAGAGAAGGGCAGATCTCACTGCTG cctcACCTGGCGGCAGACAACCTGGAGCTGATCAGAGATGAAGATGGGAACAACCTCCTGCACATCTCAGCCTGTCAAGGCCACGCCGACTGTCTGCAGCACCTCACGTCTCTGATGGGGGAGGACGGCCTGAATGACCGCAACAACCAGCAGCTCACCCCCGCTGGTCTGGGGGTCAAG AATGGACATCTGGAGTGTGTGAGGTGGATGGTGAGTGAGACGGAGGCCATCGCAGAGCTGAGCTGCACCAGAGAACATCCCAGTCTGATCCACTACGCTGCACGCTACGGACAG gaAAAGGTTCTGCTGTGGTTGCTTCAGTTCATGCAGGAACAGGCCATCTCTCTGGATGAAGTCGACCAGAACGGGAACACCGCCGTTCATGTAGCAGCTCAGTATGGACACCTGACCTGTATACAG ACTCTGGTGGAGTACGGTTCCAATGTGACGGTCCAGAACCAACAGGGGGAGCGGCCTTCCCAGAGCGCCGAGCGGCAGGGTCACACCACCTGCGCCCGCTATCTGGTCGTCGTGGAAACCTGCATGTCGTTAGCCTCACAGGTTGTTAAACTCACCAAACAGCTCAATGA GCAGGCGGCAGAGAGGATGACTTtacagaagcagctgcagaagctGATGGACCCCAACAAGTCAGAGGGGACCCCCTCCAGATCGCCCAG CTCCCATCAGCCCTCGGTGGAGGCGTGGCCTGAGATGATGCTGACGGCGGAGGGGATGCCTGGCGATGGTCATTGGTTGGTTCATCAGGGAGGGGTGGGGCCTGACTCTGTGCTGCGACACCTCCTGGGGAAGGACATGTCTGAGAGTGCGTGTCCCAGAGAGAGGCTGCTGCCTGCGGCTAGTCTGAGCAGAGACGGGGCCGGGGCCCCTGGGGGCCGCAGGACGGGGCTGGTGGACAGGAGAGAACTCAAACTAGTGAGGCTCAAACAGATCATGCAGCGTTCTCTGAGCGAATCAGATTCAGACGGTTATCCACCTGAGGAGGGTAAAAACCAAGGAGCCCCACCCTCAAATGCTCCCCGACCTGAGAGGCCGTCCCACCTGCccatcacagaggaggagcCACTGCCAAACCACCTCCATCAGATGATGAAGAAGCACCTCCccacttcctcttcctcagctgaAAGGAAGCTGGCGTTTTCTCTCAGCGGGTCAAAGTCGGTCGACAGCATCGGTTATAATCCCTGCCCCGTATCCAGCGACCCCGAGGCTGCAGACGGAAAAACCCCAGACACTCCCGGTGACTTCCATGACGCCGCCAATGGCCAGAAAGTCGGAACCAGCCCCAAGAGCGCCCTGAAGTCACCCTCATCTCGGAGAAAGACGTCCCAGAACCTCAAACTTAGGGTCACTTTTGATGAGCAGGTCAACAAGAGCTCAAATCAGGAGGCGGAGCCAACAAAAGGGCCTCAAGGGAAGGAGAAGACTCCAACAGGAAGTTCAGAAAGCAAGCGGCCGTTTGGAACGTTCCGCTCCATCATGGAGACGCTGAGCGGGAActcaaaccacagcaacaacaacgGCAGCAGCGGTCAGTCAGGCTCTGCTGTTAAACTGTCCACCTGTCAGAACTTACCTGGCAGGAAGTCGGGAGACAAAGGCAGCCCAGGAGGCGGAGCCAAAGGAAAGAGTAAAACTAGTAACGTTTAA